From the Trifolium pratense cultivar HEN17-A07 linkage group LG4, ARS_RC_1.1, whole genome shotgun sequence genome, the window aaacaaaataaaaacaaatctaCTAAAAGAGGCTAATATTTTGAGGCTTAATAAGGGCCCAAAATGAAAACCttttaagaaaatttattttcacaCCGCTATTGATATTCACGTGCCCCCGACATTTTCAATTTACCACTCACTACTTAGGATGTGAGTGcgtaaaatgataaaaatttgaaaccaCCGTTCACATGCTACACTGCGAACAATGTTCACATCCCACATAACAAACATGTCGGCAGTAAAAAAATGGTCTGCCATGCAGTTAAAATTGATTGCCACGTGATCAAATATACAAAAGTATGTATATGTGCTTTAATTTAGGGGGTTTAGAACCACTCTCGCTATAATGTGCCTCCGCCCCTGGTCTTGGAGTAAAAATGTTGCCTTGCTTTTTGCGGCGGAGATTTTTTAGAGAAGGTAAAGTACTTTGGAAGAGGATTATATGTTTAATACACAATATGCAGCTAGAGACATCTTTACTAAAGCAAGACCTATTGTTGAAacatgccttgaaatctcagttacaagaagtcagaaaaatctttgttgaatctttttgcatttTTACTGTTTTggagattttttgggaaaaaatattttttcttggaAGACACTCTAACttggatttattttattttaaaatttgttactaattttttggcatataattttctatatataggaagtgctttattcatagaaaaaagagaaagagagtagagatgtagcgaatcaatcaatcaatgagGGGACAAATTTGATCAAGTGATAAGGGATGGTTGGTTGATGGCAGGAGGGGGTGgtaaaaatgtttaattttggCTTGAGAAGTGATAAGATAATATCTGAGTTAGTCTTGAATGGTCATAAGATCAAATGTATAGACATCATTCGGGCAGACCGGTTTCAAATAATAGAACGTTGGTTTTGGGATAATGATGCACCCAAAATGATTTGGAAAATGAAGAgttaatgaaaacaaaaaatttgtaTATTGGCATAAGTCTCAATCACTAATTACTTCACATTTACAATCTTATACACACTTAAGTATACGAAATTGAGTCTACATAACTTGAGACTGCAACACCAATTACATTAATAATGCTCCAATTTTGAAGCTACAAAAACTATATACCTTAATTGAGATACTTTAAGGATGTGAAGTGGCAAGTTTATTTATCAAAGCTAAAGCATTGCTAGTCAATTGAGCTACTTGAACAATTCTCCCTCTCACAACGGTCTTAATTTCTCCGTTCGCATTAATCTCTTGAAATCCGTCGGTACAAGTACTCTGATCCGTCAAAGCAGCACTAACCCAAGTTTGTACATCACTCATCGTTAGCTCAAAATTTGAAGTACTAAGACGACTCATCTCATCGATAGACCTTCGGAGTTCATCAACTGAATCACTTAACACTTCGACACAATCCTTCATAGCCGCAACCTCTTTGGGCTTTAGCCCTTGGCTTTTAGCGAGAGTTGACATCATAGCTGAGGTTGATTTTGCCGATGCAAGAGTCACGTTTAAGGCTGTGCCGGTTAAAAGCACGTGATTTGTTTGAATGAGATCGGCATGCTTCACTAGTGAGGTGTAGCATAGTTTTGGGTAAGTTGTTGAACTGCAAGAGTTTCTAATGAATAATGTGTTGGATTGTTGGTATGGTCCTTCATTTGCTTGGATAGAGTGTGTGATGAAACTAAAGGCAAAAATTATTAGAAGGATCTTTGAAGTAAAGgcctccatttttttttcttatgttaatttatatCTCAATTGGGAATAGGGTGGATGAGGGAAAATAGGAAGAAAGGTTAACTATATATAGcactcaaaaaaaatatattttgggtgagaactcaaaaaaataaattatggaattttaattttttgtggtgGCTTGTGGAATTATTTTATTGGTCCCATACAAGTTAATATAAAATGAAGACTATTAGGCCAATAAGATGAAGATATTTTAAAGAAGGGTCTCAACATGTGATCCAAACTAAAAAATTTCGTTTGTATGACTAGGACAGTACAATTCGGGAAGAATGTGATACTGAATTATACACATACACCTATTAAATGATGAAtgtttaaaatcttaaaatgaTGAATGTTAATCTTATGTTTATTTCCTTTTtgtgtatttattttttgtgttgaaTCAATTCATACAGaaaaatatttagtttaatttaaatGGAATTCTCACTAGTGAATAGTGAAATTGATGTTTCACAAATTAATCGATTTTTATAACAAATActgattgttaaaaaaataccaTATGCATGaactaatttagtttttttccAATAATTGGGACTAGTGGGGTCTTAGCTCCTATGAAATTTAACTGAAAAATAGTGACATTAATGTTAGTAGGGCCTTAAGACCATACTGGTGCAAGTCACCTTGTCCAAGTTGAGTatgattctttcttttttaagtaGTATTTGCCATCGATCAAGTTTGTGATTCTAGTATTCTACTACTAGCCAACCCTCCATAGACTTGCAAGttttaaatttggaaaaaaatcgACATCTTAAAATAGACAGTGGATTGGACAGACAACGAACCGGACCAATTTGATTAgagttttaaatttatttcgaCAATTGATTATATGAACTTGGTGCATGAACCAAATGAGATTTAGAATTAAGAGGTGTACAAATCGTAAAAGTCGAAAGTCATCATCATACATATAAACAAACGCGAAAACTCAATAAATCCAAAGTGAaagcctaaaaaataaaagttccTAACAAGCTGACCAAGTGATAAAAtgggaaaacaaaaaataaaccgCCAAAAATACCAATGCAataaatctatatatattttttttttataaaaaagtagtcaagtggctagaaattttatCCTTAAAGTAACCTAGTggttaaataagaaaattagcCTTTCTATTTTTTAGAGTGTTTATTTCaagttatatttatatatttctggaaattcataaaatgatagaaatttacttttttatgtaAACcagaaatttacttttttatgtttatttttttgttacaattttattaaattttattttcaggTATAGGAGAGATTtctgagaaaagaaaaattttcttaaagaaaatagtggaaattttttttcccaaaaatgagaataaattcatatataattattaactaACCTCTCTATTATAAAATTTTCCGAAAATATTTAGATATcaactaaatatatattttttaaatacctaagaaaaaaatttcatccttccatttctaaaaaaaagtaatctccaagaatAAATTTGTAAGCTCCAAATAAAAGTccaataaattttgtaaaatataaatttgtttgtaacatttataagaaacaaaactTTCTCAATCCCATCCCACCCTATTGTGTCGCGGTAAAGTTAATTAAAATTGTGTAGCGGTAAAGttaaaatttgagtttatttttattttttttgaagccaaaatttgagtttaatgaaaacacataaaataatttgttttaaaaattatttgtttattaggATGAAGGATAATTTAGgtatttcaaataatttgtaGGGTTGGAGCTCTAATTATTTGAGGAGTTTGAAGGATAATTTTCGTTAAATCAATGACTTATTTCAATTTATACTTGGCCACCTTGGGTCAGTAGACCTAAAACCAAATCTATTCCTTGAGGCTTATATGAATCCAACCAAATAAActgattttttgttttgctttttaaGCCGACAGATTATTATCAATAATTGCATGGAAAAGATTAGAGAATTGCAGTGTAGCTAACAACATGGAGCATAAGTGATACTATATATTTAGATTCTTTAACTATTTGgtgtaaattataatttttggcAAAATATCTATTGAAAGATGTAAACTTTTTAAATAGATTTTAGTTAatttaacatattaattttgtaggtctgtattttgatttatttgaaataaattagaGAGTTGTAGCCGCTTGGTGGCAGCAGTTATGTTGTAGTTTGACGTGgttcaagaatgtttttccaTTATTGTAAGTTTGTAACATTTTCCTTTGTCGACATTTTTTTTCCAAGTCTTTTTCGGTTGACGTGCAATCAGATTGTAAATATAGACTTTTTGCTTAGATTAGAGGTTTTTGGAATTCTCCATCGAGCCGAATGCTTGAGTGGGTTGCAGTTTGCTCAAATCTGTGTGAAGTGTGTTTGGTGTTGATCGCGTATGATtgatatttctttttaatttgcGGAAATATTTGATGTTAAATGATAGGGAGAAGAGTAAACACATATTTCCTGACCTAACAATAACCAATGGCTGCAAAGCAAAAGATTAGAGAATAGTGGAAGATATTATTTGCGGTTATAAATGATGTTATAATCATCTATCAAGATGTAATTGACGTGGGTAGGGTACCTGAGTTtgatttttcctttcaaaataaGTGACGaggaaacaaataaatatttgtatGGTTCTCATTCATCTACAGATCTAATGTAAGGTTCGATTAACACATTATTAAGAGCCTTACATTATTATATGGTTGAGTAATGTATGGTTGTGTTAtgtttaactcaattgataatAGAGCCTCTCACCTCTAAGATTGTTAATTAGGTCATTTGCGTGCAATCAGGTTTCAACTATTAAACCactcattatatatatattcacgCACCAAATTCAATGAAACTTGACGTGGAGGTGTGTGTGTTAAGAATTTCATATCAAATGTTAGATGATTTGAACATGAGTGACAGTCCTCATTTGAGACTCCAACACACAtctccatgttttttttttaaacagtaGCACATCTCCAAGTTGCAAATGGCTTTTGAGTTTcgaatattttcataaataaaaatgttggCTTGCTTTTCAATTGGCGGcggaaaataaagaaaaaataaaatataactaaGACATTGGGCACAAAACCAAATGTACGAACAGTGTGTTTAGGcacacatttaaatttttttgtggaTTTTATGATGCTATGTCGTTATGGAACCAATAAAGAAATGTATTTAATAGGAAGAGGATTGACATTGAATCTTGGTAATGTAGCTTCCAATATAGATGGAGTACAAACATGAAATCAAGGAATGAAGCCAAGGCCTTGCATATTTTGTTCTCCACCACCACCGGTGGTTCGGAAATGGAATGTTGATTGGTCATCCGAAGGAAAACTAAAAAAAGGCTGAAATATTCTAGAACTTGTCGTGTTAATTGAGAAGCTAACCATGTTGAAAAATGAATTGACAAATATAGATAGCATTCGGGCAGACTGGTTTCAAATAGAGTAACGTTAGTTTTGGGATCAATGACGCTCCCAAAATggtttggaatttggatttcaTGAAGAGTTAATGAACAAAAGTTTTGTATATTGGCATAAATCTCAATCACTAATTACTTCACATTTACAATCTTATACACACACTTAAGTGCACGAACTTAACTCTACATAAGTTGAGACTGCAACACCAATTACATTAATAATGCTCCAACTTTGAAGCTACAAAAACTATGTACCTTAATTGAAATACTTTAAGGATGTGAAGTGGCAAGTTTATTTACCAAAGCCAAAGCATTGCTAGTCAATTGAGCTATTTGAACAATTCTCCCTCTCACTACAGTCTTAATTTCTCCATCTGCATTAACCTCTTGAAATCCGTCGGTACAAGTACTTTGATCGGTCAAAGCAGCACTAACCCAAGTTTGTACATCACTCATGGTTAGCTCAAAATTTGAAGTACTAAGACGACTCA encodes:
- the LOC123921913 gene encoding 21 kDa protein-like; its protein translation is MEAFTSKILLIIFAFSFITHSIQANEGPYQQSNTLFIRNSCSSTTYPKLCYTSLVKHADLIQTNHVLLTGTALNVTLASAKSTSAMMSTLAKSQGLKPKEVAAMKDCVEVLSDSVDELRRSIDEMSRLSTSNFELTMSDVQTWVSAALTDQSTCTDGFQEINANGEIKTVVRGRIVQVAQLTSNALALINKLATSHP